GCCGCACCCTTGAGGTTGAAGCTGCGCCGAGTATAGCGTCACCGTCCCGGAGAGGGTCTGCTGCTTCCCGGACGGCTGCCGCACATCGAGGCGGTCAATCGCTGGCGGGCGACGTCACTGCCTCACCCGGAACTGCTCGGAAGTCTCAATACGAACCGTCGGCGCCCTGCTCGGCGGTGAGGCCGAGAGCGCTGCAAGCAGCAGTGACATGCCCGCTGCCGAGGTGACGCCAACGATCGCGAAGCCGTAGGCCCATGCTATTCGCGACCATGGCCAGGTGCGCGGCTTGCGCCAGTCGCGGGCGAACGAGTCTTCGAGCAGCTTCAGGAAATCGTCGGTGATCGGTTTGGGCGCCGCCGCGCTCCACAGATCCCACACCACCCACGCCGCGACGGCTGTCAACAGAAGACCGCACCATACGTTCAGCGCCGCGTTCAGCGTGCCGACGCGGTAAGCGACGCGTTCGCATGGCAGCGTGACGGGTGCCGCGGCATAGCAATTCGTGAGGTCGAACACCGTGACGATGCTGTGAGGCGCCGAGGCGATCAGGTGCGCGCCGAACCCGACGGCCGCGTACACCAGCACCCCCATGCCGAATTCCCATGTCGCCAGGCGGATCCAGGCGGAAGGGGAGTCCGGCGGGATCATCAGCCCACGGCGGCGCCACGGACTGATCTCCGGAGGCGGCGCCCACTTAGCCACGCGGGTCCTCGATTGAGATCACGGTGTTGCCGGCGCGGTTTCCCCAGGGCGGCGGCGGGCCGTCGCCGACGCGGATGGTGATCACGGGAAACGGAGGCGCCTCGCTCGACCAGGTGGTGTGGCAGTCGCTGACGATCACCAGCAGATCGATCGGATCGTGCTTCCTTTCGATGAACGCGCGCAGGCCGACATCCAGGTCCGTGCCGCCGCCGCCGTACAACTCGACCTGCCCGGCGCGGAAGACCTTGCGCACATCGCGGACCGCGGCGTCGCAGCACGCGACGACGACCTCCGCGCCGTACCCGAGCTGGCGGGTCAGGCCCCCCAGTTCCGCCAGTGCCCGCGCCAGCTGGGAGTCTTCCATCGAACTAGAGGTATCGATCAGGAATCCCGGCCGCGGGCGCGGCTGGTGGAAGCTGGGCATGAGGAACTCGCCGTAGCACGCCTGCCGCCGATGCGGGCGCCGGTAGGTGCGGTCGTAGCGGCCCAGCGTACTCTCCCGCAAGGCCCTGCGGACGACGTGACGGATGGTGGCCATGTAGTCGACCTTCGGTGCGAGCGTGGCGGTGGCCCACCGGCGCCACGCAGGTGGAACATCACCGGCGAAGGTCGAGATTTCGTCGATGCGCCGCGCCACCTCGCGCCGTACGAGTTCGGCCTTCAAACGATCGACGCCAGGGGTTCCGCCATCCCCTTCATCCTCCGGCGGCAACTCCCAGAATCGCCGTTCGCCATGGGCACCCGATCCGCAGTCCGGCGCGTCGTGTGCGCTTTCTGCAGTCGCCTCACGTCGATCGCTGCGAGGCGGGATCGGCAGCCGCTTGTAGTAGGTCTCCGCCGTGGAGCCGCTCTCCAATCCGTACTTCGCGGGCAACGGCGGGTCGCCGGGCAGCGGCAGGCCCTCGGCGTGGAGATCGTCGTTGATTTCGCAGTCGCCCGCGGTATTCCAGCGCCGGTGATCGGTGAGGCCGGCGGCTTTCTTGCGCGCCTCGTGGTCGCGCAGCAGGTGCCCCACCTCGTGGATGAGCAGTGTCGCGTTCTCTTCGACGGTATGCCGCGCCACCCACGCATCGTTGTAGTACAGGCGCCAGTGCGCGTCGACGGCCATGCTGTCGATCAGGTCGGTGGCGACCGGAATCATGCTGAAGAGCGCCGGCGCGAAATAGCTGCGTTGATAGGCGGCGCGTACGCGCGCCGCCTGCAGCTCGCGGGAGTAGCCGTCGGCCGTTCGATCCGGGCGGCGAATCAGATCGCGGAACGGGAGCTTCACCGTCAGTCCCGCGGCATCAGCTTCGCCATCTGCATCAGCTCGTAGAAGGGACGGCACTCCTCGGGCAGTTTCATCAGGCCCTCGGGCCGGTTCCGCTGGTCGCACAGCGTGCGCGCCGCGGCGGCCGGGATGTCGGCGTTCTTCCGGCTGCCGACGCCGAGCGCGATCATCGCCGCTTCCCAGCGCAGCGGCGTGTTGTTGTTGAGCACCGCACCGGCGAGCGCGTAGCACACCGCGTACGCGCGATCGACGCGCTCGGGCAGCACGAAGCGTCGGGGATCCCGCAGGATGTCCTCCGGATCCGGCAGGTTCAGCGCCTCGCGATATTCCAGAAAGGGCAGCGCCTGATCGCCGACCAGGCCCGCCAGCGCCTCCCCCTGGAGCACGCGATTGCCCGGCGAGACGGCCTCGATCGCTGCGAGGAACCGTGACGCGAGATACCAGGTCCGGCCCGATGGCCACGGTCCGCTCCGCCGGGCGGGATCGCTCGGCGGCGCCAGCCACGCGTCACGGCCGGCGGCCCTCACATACGCGGCGATCATCGCCCGCTCGCCGTGATGGTACCTGGCCAGATAGTCGGCCGGAAGCACGGGCATGCTGCCGGGCGCCGGGAAGTCGCTCACCATCAAGTCGCACCAGGTCTCGTGATCCATCGGGAACTCGCCGTGCCAGAGGCGGTTCGCCATCGGCGCCTGGATTTCCTGTCCGCCGGCCGCCCACTCCACGGCATTGCTGGCGCACAGATATACGACGCCGCCCTTGCCGGGCTCGTAGTCCGGCAGCCGCAGCTCGCCGCAGACGTTCTCCGTCAGCAGCCGCAGCATCGCCGCCTGCGTCGTCGGCGGCACGGTGGTCAGTTCGTCCAGAAAGACCACCACCAGGTAGCCGTCCTCGGCGAGGCGCTGCGCGTCGCGCGCCCACGCCATGGGCAGGAGACGCACGCCGTCGGGCGCCGACACCGGAAAGCCGCCGAAGTCCTGGGGTTCCCGGATCGACCCGATCAGGACCATCACCTTGCATTTGATCCCGGCGCGCTCGAATCCCGCCTCGAGGCTCTTGGTG
The sequence above is a segment of the Vicinamibacterales bacterium genome. Coding sequences within it:
- a CDS encoding VWA-like domain-containing protein, which translates into the protein MRPAEPARGPDETARGVPSLLRADADGEADAAGLTVKLPFRDLIRRPDRTADGYSRELQAARVRAAYQRSYFAPALFSMIPVATDLIDSMAVDAHWRLYYNDAWVARHTVEENATLLIHEVGHLLRDHEARKKAAGLTDHRRWNTAGDCEINDDLHAEGLPLPGDPPLPAKYGLESGSTAETYYKRLPIPPRSDRREATAESAHDAPDCGSGAHGERRFWELPPEDEGDGGTPGVDRLKAELVRREVARRIDEISTFAGDVPPAWRRWATATLAPKVDYMATIRHVVRRALRESTLGRYDRTYRRPHRRQACYGEFLMPSFHQPRPRPGFLIDTSSSMEDSQLARALAELGGLTRQLGYGAEVVVACCDAAVRDVRKVFRAGQVELYGGGGTDLDVGLRAFIERKHDPIDLLVIVSDCHTTWSSEAPPFPVITIRVGDGPPPPWGNRAGNTVISIEDPRG
- a CDS encoding ATP-binding protein yields the protein MEFRHFVQLVAIGLQARIPMHMTGFPGVGKTEFTKSLEAGFERAGIKCKVMVLIGSIREPQDFGGFPVSAPDGVRLLPMAWARDAQRLAEDGYLVVVFLDELTTVPPTTQAAMLRLLTENVCGELRLPDYEPGKGGVVYLCASNAVEWAAGGQEIQAPMANRLWHGEFPMDHETWCDLMVSDFPAPGSMPVLPADYLARYHHGERAMIAAYVRAAGRDAWLAPPSDPARRSGPWPSGRTWYLASRFLAAIEAVSPGNRVLQGEALAGLVGDQALPFLEYREALNLPDPEDILRDPRRFVLPERVDRAYAVCYALAGAVLNNNTPLRWEAAMIALGVGSRKNADIPAAAARTLCDQRNRPEGLMKLPEECRPFYELMQMAKLMPRD